The following proteins are encoded in a genomic region of Trichoplusia ni isolate ovarian cell line Hi5 chromosome 18, tn1, whole genome shotgun sequence:
- the LOC113502976 gene encoding probable asparagine--tRNA ligase, mitochondrial produces the protein MNMFHRSNLFNTLKNLHKWTDVHRKYSPIAAVLDKPNVGNVTEIKGWIKNLRKQKDLIFADVSDGSCAQKLQIVIPKNLTSDSLTYGSSVHITGKLSKSPRGQLELVADDVKVLGTCVVLDGYPFNPRTTHPPEYSRQYLHLRPRTNYTSAVLRVRSAVTKHIHDYFAAKNYTNIHTPILTSNDCEGAGEVFKIQPDSEETVKAMMQEGKDKDSVYFGSKTFLTVSGQLQLEAVCRGMGNVYTFGPTFRAENSRSRLHLSEFYMLEAELAFCDTLQHLQAAIEDLMKYVFIQTWNSHEADLFLIDKENKPPLWLDKDFVTLTYDEAKEILEKKGSVFTEEGINKEQELTLVEHCNGLPVFIVKWPKAMKSFYMKECSDDCTKVDALDLLTPITGEVVGGSLREDNYEKLKSKLPSDRLNWYLELRKFGNISTGGYGMGLERLLQVLCNVNNIKDTLPFPRWPHNCSM, from the exons atgaacatgTTTCACAGgagcaatttatttaatacacttAAAAATTTGCATAAATGGACTGATGTTCATAGGAAATACAGCCCCATAGCAGCTGTTTTAGATAAGCCGAACGTCGGCAATGTTACCGAAATAAAG GGCTGGATCAAGAATTTACGAAAGCAGAAAGACCTGATTTTCGCTGATGTGAGTGACGGATCTTGTGctcaaaaattacaaatagtAATCCCAAAAAATCTCACATCTGACTCATTAACTTATGGTTCCTCTGTCCATATAACTGGAAAATTATCAAAAAGCCCTCGAGGACAATTGGAACTTGTCGCTGATGACGTAAAGGTATTAGGTACATGTGTGGTCCTTGATGGATACCCTTTCAACCCCAGGACAACACATCCACCAGAATATTCACGTCAATATCTCCATTTAAGACCAAGAACGAACTACACATCAGCTGTTTTAAGAGTAAGAAGTGCAGTAACAAAGCACATACATGATTACTTTGCTGCAAAGaattacacaaatattcacACACCTATACTAACTTCTAATGATTGTGAAGGAGCAGGGGAGGTGTTTAAAATACAACCAGATAGTGAAGAGACAGTAAAAGCCATGATGCAAGAGGGTAAAGATAAGGATTCTGTGTACTTTGGGTCAAAGACATTCCTCACAGTATCAGGACAGTTGCAGCTAGAAGCTGTGTGTAGAGGCATGGGAAATGTCTATACATTTGGGCCTACTTTTAGAGCAGAAAACTCAAGATCAAGGCTGCATTTATCTGAGTTTTACATGTTGGAAGCAGAGCTAGCTTTTTGTGATACTTTACAACATTTACAGGCAGCAATAGAAGACTTAATGAAGTATGTCTTCATACAAACTTGGAACTCACATGAggctgatttatttttaatagataagGAGAACAAGCCTCCTCTGTGGCTTGATAAAGATTTTGTAACACTTACCTATGATGAAGCCAAAGAGATTTTGGAGAAAAAAGGGAGTGTATTTACTGAAGAAGGTATAAATAAGGAGCAAGAGTTGACTCTGGTTGAACACTGCAATGGTCTGCCagtatttatagtaaaatggCCAAAGGCtatgaaatcattttatatgAAGGAATGTTCAGATGACTGTACAAAG gtTGATGCTCTAGATCTGTTAACACCAATAACAGGTGAAGTCGTTGGAGGCAGTCTAAGAGAAGACAATTATGAAAAACTGAAGTCAAAGCTGCCATCAGATAGACTAAACTGGTATTTAGAACTGAGAAAGTTTGGTAACATATCCACGGGGGGATATGGAATGGGCTTAGAAAGGTTATTACAAGTGTTAtgcaatgttaataatattaaggaCACATTGCCCTTTCCAAGATGGCCACATAACTGTAGTATGTAA
- the LOC113502978 gene encoding 40S ribosomal protein S3 produces MAVNNISKKRKFVGDGVFKAELNEFLTRELAEDGYSGVEVRVTPTRSEIIIMATRTQSVLGEKGRRIRELTSVVQKRFNIPEQSVELYAEKVATRGLCAIAQAESLRYKLIGGLAVRRACYGVLRFIMESGARGCEVVVSGKLRGQRAKSMKFVDGLMIHSGDPCNDYVNTATRHVLLRQGVLGIKVKIMLPWDQQGKNGPKKPQPDHILVTEPKDEPVPLEPTSDVRSLAPAPLPQPVPAVA; encoded by the exons ATGGCGGTGAACAACATTTCCAAAAAGCGAAAA TTCGTCGGAGACGGAGTTTTCAAGGCGGAACTCAATGAGTTCTTGACCAGGGAGCTTGCTGAGGATGGCTACTCCGGTGTGGAGGTGCGCGTCACTCCGACTCGCTCGGAGATCATCATTATGGCTACCAGGACACAGAGCGTGCTCGGAGAGAAGGGTCGCAGAATCCGTGAGCTGACATCTGTCGTTCAGAAGAGGTTCAACATCCCTGAGCAGTCCGTAGAGCTGTACGCTGAGAAGGTCGCGACCCGTGGTCTGTGCGCCATCGCCCAGGCTGAGTCGCTCAGATACAAACTCATTGGAG gtCTGGCTGTACGTCGTGCGTGCTATGGTGTCCTCCGCTTCATCATGGAGTCTGGAGCCCGTGGTTGTGAGGTCGTCGTCTCTGGCAAGCTGCGTGGTCAGCGTGCCAAGTCCATGAAGTTTGTGGATGGCCTCATGATCCACTCTGGTGACCCCTGCAATGACTACGTCAACACTGCCACACGACACGTGCTTCTAAGGCAAGGAGTGCTCGGAATCAAG GTCAAGATCATGCTTCCGTGGGACCAACAGGGCAAGAACGGCCCGAAGAAGCCTCAGCCAGACCACATCCTGGTGACAGAGCCCAAGGACGAGCCCGTCCCGCTGGAGCCCACTAGCGACGTCCGCTCGCTCGCGCCGGCGCCGCTGCCGCAGCCCGTGCCCGCTGTCGCTTAG
- the LOC113502977 gene encoding Krueppel homolog 2-like codes for MAETEPQAGDTGPPKGMPALKAHVTANKIDVALWAIRVLTVLFTIGYVLPLLNSPVSAFYKALLANAATSALRLHQRIPPRDISFSREFLSRFFLEDSAHYLFYSLIFMNVAPNLLILTPIFLFALLHAASYSLTILDTLGQNSMWVARLLISLVEFQSRNILRAAALAEIVLFPLVVIMAFFGYCGLLTPFVYYYFVTWRYASRRNPYTRNTFRELRVTAERAAARPALPPLARSAITGAVNLVCRMAPPMEHVQQ; via the exons ATGGCAGAAACCGAGCCTCAAGCTGGAGACACTGGCCCACCGAAGGGTATGCCCGCCCTGAAGGCGCATGTCACAGCCAACAAGATTGATGTGGCTCTCTGGGCCATCAGAGTACTCACTGTACTCTTCACCATAGGATATGTACTACCTTTGTTAAACAG CCCGGTATCAGCGTTCTACAAGGCCCTCCTGGCGAACGCGGCCACGTCAGCTCTGCGCCTGCACCAGCGCATCCCGCCGCGCGACATCTCCTTCTCGCGGGAGTTCCTCTCCAGGTTCTTCCTCGAGGACAGCGCGCACTACCTCTTCTACTCACTCATATTCATGAATGTGGCGCCTAATTTAT TGATTCTGACGCCCATCTTCTTGTTCGCGCTGCTGCACGCCGCCTCGTACTCGCTCACCATCCTCGAT ACCCTGGGCCAGAACTCGATGTGGGTGGCTCGCCTGCTCATCTCGCTGGTGGAGTTCCAGTCGCGCAACATCCTgcgcgccgccgcgctcgccgaGATCGTGCTGTTCCCGCTCGTCGTCATCATGGCCTTCTT CGGGTACTGCGGCCTGCTGACTCCGTTCGTGTACTACTACTTCGTGACGTGGCGCTACGCGAGCCGGCGGAACCCGTACACGCGCAACACGTTCCGCGAGCTGCGCGTGACGgcggagcgcgcggcggcgcggcccgCGCTGCCCCCACTCGCGCGCTCCGCCATCACCGGCGCCGTCAACCTCGTCTGCCGCATGGCGCCGCCCATGGAGCATGTGCAGCA aTAA